From the genome of Hymenobacter cellulosilyticus, one region includes:
- a CDS encoding T9SS type B sorting domain-containing protein: MEGSGGTIQGSNSGRSVQVRWTNIGSGHLTLQGVSTLGCPSDSVSRDIDIRAGSALAVTPTSATICPGGSTTLTASGAASYTWTGGNQTATGPSITVSPTQTTTYTVTSTNGVCTTSRQVTITVSPNAVANAGADVTTCSGEARTLGTAALTGYTYQWSPAAGLSSTTTAQPVFQQTNTGTTAQQLTYTLTATTAQGCVATDVVVVNVNPAAVANAGTGKTICSGGSAVLGAPADGLAGRSYQWSPATGLDNPTSSSPTVTLTNTGTTPQTVRYTLTVTTNQLCSTSAFVDVVVNPAAVANAGTDAATCSGESKTLGSAALAGYTYQWSPATGLSSTTAAQPTFLLTNTGPAAQQFTYTLTATTAQGCTATDAVTVTLNPAAVADAGTSKTFCSGGSAVLGNPASAVAGSTYQWSPGTGLSNPAAVAPTVTLTNTTSAPITTTYTLRVTTAQACTATQMVLVTVNPAAIANAGTDLATCSGEARTLGSAALAGYTYQWSPATGLSSTTTAQPVFQQTNTGTTAQQFTYTLTATTAQGCTATDAVTVTLNPAAVANAGADAALCDGTKVTLGSAALAGYSYQWSPATGLSSASAARPELTAVNTTQSPITRTYTVTATTAQGCTQTDQVVVTINPRPLVDNIQGAASVCPTIQGVVYSIRNPRSTEYHWSVVGGTITSGDGTASITVNWGAANANALVQAVARNQFQCDSDPVSFPVVINQRLNTETPTGPASVCVANGPYTYSVTPTTGSVYAWQITGGTQLSTGPGTVQVQWNGPGTGTITVTETSNPQGGAITCFGQSQLLNVTILPSPAANLGFTGPDRVCVGGVIGFTLPGAATSSYAFTVNGTPVPNSGNTVAIVTTTPGTYTVTAQETNTSGCAGPVYTRQFTVDPLPVAKVITGPTSICPGPTGFANQQYSVPNSPGSTFNWVVTGGSVVSGNGTNAVTVSFPAGSEARTVALSETSSLGCEGPRATLTVRPDNVSIALRAASVLPGDRSISLTLAVPNNAGNANQIRVLRRDAGSTGAFTAVSTAVPNTSTGFTDPSADADARAYDYRVELLNNCGALLASQEHTTIYTTATATEGSKDGRQEGRVKVSWTAYQGFAVKEYQLLRAAGTGPAQVVATVPGTTLEYEFASSSAGFDQCFRVLAVSADNSAALTSSSNDACVNFTNDLVFYNIITPNNDGVNDAFFVRNLGLYSGYSMSFFNRWGKEVYKTASYTNDWKAEQQPAGVYYYLLKLKNGKSYKGWFEVVK, translated from the coding sequence GTGGAAGGTTCGGGCGGCACCATTCAGGGTTCCAACTCGGGCCGCTCGGTGCAGGTACGCTGGACCAACATCGGCTCGGGCCACCTGACGCTGCAAGGCGTTTCCACCCTGGGCTGCCCTTCCGACTCCGTCTCGCGGGACATTGACATCCGGGCGGGCAGTGCCCTAGCCGTAACGCCCACCAGTGCCACCATTTGTCCGGGCGGCTCTACTACCCTGACGGCCAGCGGCGCCGCCTCCTATACCTGGACCGGCGGCAACCAAACCGCGACGGGGCCCAGCATTACTGTGTCGCCCACCCAAACTACGACTTACACCGTGACCAGCACCAACGGGGTGTGCACCACGTCGCGGCAAGTAACCATCACGGTAAGCCCGAATGCCGTAGCCAACGCCGGGGCGGACGTAACAACCTGCTCGGGTGAGGCCAGGACCCTGGGCACGGCGGCGCTTACCGGCTACACTTACCAGTGGAGCCCGGCCGCGGGCTTGAGCAGCACTACCACCGCCCAGCCCGTCTTTCAACAGACGAATACCGGCACCACGGCCCAGCAGTTGACCTACACGCTTACCGCTACCACCGCCCAAGGCTGCGTGGCTACCGATGTGGTGGTGGTGAATGTAAACCCGGCCGCCGTGGCTAATGCCGGCACCGGCAAGACAATCTGCTCGGGCGGCTCGGCCGTGCTGGGCGCTCCAGCCGACGGGCTGGCGGGCCGCAGCTACCAGTGGAGCCCGGCCACCGGCCTGGACAACCCGACTTCTTCCTCGCCTACAGTGACCCTGACTAATACCGGCACGACCCCGCAAACCGTACGCTACACCCTGACTGTCACGACCAACCAGCTTTGCTCGACCTCAGCCTTTGTGGACGTGGTGGTGAATCCGGCCGCCGTTGCCAACGCGGGCACAGATGCCGCTACTTGCTCCGGGGAGTCGAAAACCCTGGGTTCGGCAGCTTTGGCCGGCTACACGTACCAGTGGAGCCCGGCTACGGGCCTGAGCAGCACTACCGCCGCCCAGCCTACTTTCCTGCTGACCAACACTGGCCCTGCGGCTCAGCAGTTTACTTACACCCTGACGGCTACCACCGCCCAAGGCTGCACCGCTACTGATGCAGTAACCGTAACGCTCAACCCCGCCGCCGTGGCCGATGCCGGTACCAGCAAGACGTTCTGCTCGGGCGGGTCGGCCGTGCTGGGCAACCCGGCCAGCGCCGTGGCCGGCAGCACCTATCAGTGGAGCCCGGGCACCGGCTTGAGCAACCCCGCCGCCGTGGCCCCTACCGTTACGCTGACCAACACCACCTCGGCCCCAATTACCACCACTTACACCCTGCGCGTGACTACTGCCCAGGCCTGCACTGCTACCCAAATGGTACTGGTAACGGTGAACCCGGCCGCCATTGCCAATGCCGGCACAGACCTGGCAACCTGCTCGGGTGAGGCCAGGACCCTGGGCTCGGCAGCTTTGGCTGGCTACACCTACCAGTGGAGCCCGGCCACGGGCCTGAGCAGCACTACCACCGCCCAGCCCGTCTTCCAACAGACGAATACCGGCACCACGGCCCAGCAGTTTACCTACACCCTCACCGCTACTACTGCCCAAGGCTGTACTGCCACTGATGCAGTAACGGTAACGCTCAACCCCGCGGCCGTGGCCAACGCCGGCGCGGATGCGGCCCTGTGCGACGGAACGAAAGTAACGCTGGGCTCGGCGGCCCTGGCGGGCTATTCCTACCAGTGGAGCCCGGCTACCGGCCTGAGCAGCGCCTCGGCCGCCCGGCCCGAGCTGACGGCCGTGAATACCACCCAGAGCCCCATTACCCGCACCTATACCGTAACGGCTACCACGGCCCAGGGCTGCACTCAAACCGACCAGGTAGTAGTGACCATCAACCCGCGGCCTCTGGTAGACAATATCCAGGGCGCGGCATCCGTGTGTCCCACCATTCAGGGCGTGGTGTACAGCATCCGGAACCCGCGCAGCACCGAGTACCACTGGAGCGTGGTAGGCGGCACCATTACCAGCGGCGACGGCACGGCCAGCATTACCGTGAATTGGGGCGCGGCTAATGCCAATGCCCTCGTGCAGGCCGTGGCCCGTAACCAGTTCCAGTGCGACTCCGACCCAGTGTCCTTCCCGGTGGTTATCAATCAGCGCCTGAACACGGAAACGCCCACCGGCCCGGCCAGCGTGTGTGTGGCCAACGGCCCCTACACCTACTCGGTAACGCCTACCACGGGCTCGGTCTACGCCTGGCAGATTACCGGCGGAACCCAACTCAGCACCGGCCCAGGCACGGTGCAGGTGCAATGGAACGGCCCCGGCACGGGCACGATTACCGTCACGGAAACCAGCAACCCCCAGGGCGGCGCCATCACCTGTTTCGGCCAGAGCCAGCTCCTGAACGTGACGATTCTGCCCTCGCCGGCCGCTAACCTGGGCTTTACCGGCCCCGACCGGGTCTGCGTGGGCGGCGTCATCGGCTTCACGCTGCCGGGCGCGGCTACTTCCTCCTATGCCTTTACCGTGAATGGAACGCCGGTGCCCAACTCCGGCAACACGGTGGCTATTGTCACCACCACGCCCGGCACGTATACCGTCACGGCCCAGGAAACCAACACCAGCGGCTGCGCCGGCCCGGTATACACCCGGCAGTTTACCGTCGACCCGCTGCCGGTAGCCAAGGTTATTACCGGCCCCACCAGCATCTGCCCCGGCCCCACGGGCTTTGCCAATCAGCAGTACTCGGTGCCCAACTCGCCGGGCTCGACCTTCAACTGGGTCGTGACCGGAGGCAGCGTGGTGAGCGGCAACGGCACCAACGCGGTTACGGTCAGCTTCCCGGCCGGCAGCGAGGCCCGCACGGTGGCCCTTTCTGAAACCAGCAGCCTGGGTTGCGAGGGTCCGCGCGCGACGCTCACCGTGCGCCCCGACAACGTGAGCATCGCCCTGCGGGCGGCTTCGGTGCTGCCCGGCGACCGGTCCATTAGCCTGACCCTGGCCGTGCCCAACAACGCGGGCAACGCCAACCAGATCCGGGTGTTGCGGCGCGATGCCGGCAGCACCGGGGCCTTCACGGCCGTGAGCACGGCGGTTCCCAATACCAGCACTGGCTTTACCGACCCCAGTGCCGACGCCGACGCCCGGGCCTACGACTACCGCGTGGAGCTGCTCAACAACTGCGGCGCCCTGCTGGCCAGTCAGGAACACACCACCATCTACACCACCGCCACCGCTACCGAAGGCAGCAAGGACGGCCGGCAGGAGGGCCGCGTGAAGGTGAGCTGGACGGCCTACCAGGGCTTCGCGGTCAAGGAATACCAGCTGCTGCGCGCCGCCGGCACCGGCCCCGCCCAGGTGGTAGCCACCGTACCGGGCACTACGCTGGAGTATGAATTCGCCAGCAGCTCGGCCGGCTTCGACCAGTGCTTCCGGGTACTGGCCGTGAGTGCCGACAACTCGGCCGCCCTGACGTCCTCGTCGAACGACGCCTGCGTCAACTTCACCAACGACCTGGTGTTCTACAACATCATTACTCCCAACAACGACGGCGTGAACGATGCCTTCTTTGTGCGCAACCTGGGCCTGTACTCGGGCTACTCGATGAGCTTCTTCAACCGCTGGGGCAAGGAAGTGTACAAAACGGCCAGCTACACCAACGACTGGAAGGCCGAGCAGCAGCCCGCCGGCGTGTACTACTACCTACTCAAGCTCAAAAACGGTAAGTCGTACAAGGGCTGGTTTGAAGTAGTGAAGTAG
- the rlmD gene encoding 23S rRNA (uracil(1939)-C(5))-methyltransferase RlmD, whose amino-acid sequence MRKSKKYPAETLREIEITDMVAEGKCLVRHNNLVIFVTGVAPGDVVDLRITRAKKSFLEAVPTHFHKYSDLRVEPFCQHFGTCGGCKWQHLGYDTQLKFKQQQVQDNLQRIGKVQLPELEPIQHSPALQYYRNKLEYTFSHNGWLTNEQIQAGEQIERRVLGFHTPARFDKIIDVQHCWLQPNPSNQIRLAIRNYALEHDLPFNNLVTQEGFLRNLIIRTANTGDLMVILQCYYAHEALFPLLDFVQEKFPEITSLNYVLNNKGNETFHDLDVVCYKGEPHIHEQMEDLRFRVGPKSFYQTNSEGAYNLYKLTREFAQLTGSELVYDLYTGAGTIANFVARQARHVVGVEYVESAVKDAYINSEINGVTNTEFYAGDMKDVLNAEFIQKHGRPDVVITDPPRAGMHPDVVARLLEMRAPRIVYVSCNPATQARDLEMLDEAYAVTRVRPVDMFPHTHHVENVVLLELK is encoded by the coding sequence GTGAGGAAATCGAAAAAATACCCGGCGGAAACGCTCCGCGAAATTGAAATCACCGACATGGTGGCCGAGGGCAAATGCCTGGTGCGGCACAATAATCTGGTCATCTTCGTCACCGGCGTGGCCCCCGGCGACGTGGTGGATTTGCGCATTACCCGCGCCAAGAAAAGCTTCCTGGAAGCCGTGCCCACCCACTTCCACAAGTACTCCGACCTGCGCGTGGAGCCTTTCTGCCAGCACTTCGGCACCTGCGGGGGTTGCAAGTGGCAGCACCTGGGCTACGATACCCAGCTCAAGTTCAAGCAGCAGCAGGTGCAGGACAACCTGCAGCGCATCGGCAAGGTGCAGCTGCCCGAGCTGGAGCCCATTCAGCACTCCCCGGCCCTGCAGTACTACCGCAACAAGCTCGAATACACCTTCAGCCACAACGGCTGGCTGACCAACGAGCAGATTCAGGCCGGCGAGCAGATCGAGCGGCGCGTGCTGGGCTTCCACACCCCGGCCCGCTTCGACAAGATCATTGACGTGCAGCACTGCTGGCTGCAGCCCAACCCCTCGAACCAGATCCGGCTGGCCATCCGCAACTACGCCCTGGAGCACGACTTGCCCTTCAACAACCTCGTGACCCAGGAAGGCTTCCTGCGCAACCTCATCATCCGCACGGCCAATACCGGCGACCTGATGGTAATTCTGCAGTGCTACTACGCCCATGAGGCCCTGTTTCCGTTGCTGGATTTCGTGCAGGAGAAGTTCCCCGAAATCACCTCGCTCAACTACGTGCTCAACAACAAGGGCAATGAAACCTTCCACGACCTGGACGTAGTCTGTTACAAGGGCGAGCCCCATATTCACGAGCAGATGGAGGATTTGCGCTTCCGCGTGGGCCCCAAGTCGTTTTACCAGACCAACTCCGAGGGCGCCTACAACCTGTATAAGCTCACCCGCGAGTTTGCCCAGCTCACCGGCTCCGAGCTGGTCTACGACCTCTACACCGGGGCCGGCACCATTGCCAACTTCGTGGCCCGGCAGGCCCGGCACGTGGTGGGCGTGGAGTACGTGGAGTCGGCGGTGAAAGACGCCTATATCAACTCCGAAATCAACGGGGTAACCAACACCGAGTTCTACGCCGGCGACATGAAGGACGTGCTCAACGCCGAGTTTATCCAGAAGCACGGCCGCCCCGACGTGGTCATCACCGACCCACCCCGGGCCGGCATGCACCCCGACGTGGTAGCCCGCCTGCTCGAAATGCGCGCCCCCCGCATCGTCTACGTCAGCTGCAACCCCGCCACCCAGGCCCGGGACCTAGAGATGCTCGACGAGGCGTACGCCGTCACCCGCGTGCGGCCCGTGGACATGTTCCCGCACACCCACCACGTGGAGAATGTGGTGCTGCTGGAACTGAAGTAG
- a CDS encoding GIY-YIG nuclease family protein, producing MVINSIIPYYVYITTNPAKTVLYIGITSNLPERMAQHYANRGTDQTFAGRYFCYNLVHFEEYTDSKAAIAREKELKGWTRAKKDSLIVASNPDWAFIQT from the coding sequence ATGGTTATTAATAGCATAATACCCTATTACGTCTATATCACCACCAACCCAGCTAAAACGGTCCTATACATCGGCATCACCAGCAATTTACCGGAGCGCATGGCGCAACACTACGCCAACCGGGGCACCGACCAAACCTTTGCCGGCCGCTACTTTTGCTACAACCTGGTGCACTTCGAAGAGTATACCGACAGCAAAGCAGCTATTGCTCGTGAAAAAGAGTTGAAAGGCTGGACGCGGGCCAAGAAAGACTCCTTAATTGTTGCCAGCAATCCTGATTGGGCTTTCATCCAGACCTAA
- a CDS encoding ketopantoate reductase family protein produces the protein MTSEHKKIELAVVGLGGVGGYFGFKLAQHYAGSAAARVTFVARGATYAAVQARGLTLLSPEHPTPVAHPARVVETVAELGAVDLLLLCVKEYDLEALCRQLQSALPAGAVILPLMNGVDIYDRIRRLLPQAVILPACVYVASHLHDTGVVEHRGNPGSIIVGPDPQHPAVDARPLLRTLTEAGINLEYQADAFPAIWTKFFFIASFGLVSARYNRSIGQVLEDPALHARARSLMQEIAAIAQAKGIDLPADIIERTFQKAATFPFHTPTSLQLDVQGGKTRTELDLFAGAILTYGEALGLPVPATRQIYQEIQALATPSGQPAA, from the coding sequence ATGACCTCTGAGCATAAAAAAATCGAACTAGCCGTCGTAGGCCTGGGTGGAGTCGGTGGGTACTTTGGCTTCAAGCTGGCGCAGCACTACGCGGGCTCAGCCGCCGCTCGGGTTACGTTTGTGGCCCGGGGCGCCACGTATGCCGCCGTACAGGCCCGGGGGCTGACGTTACTTTCGCCCGAGCACCCAACTCCCGTCGCGCACCCCGCCCGAGTGGTGGAAACGGTGGCCGAGCTGGGCGCAGTGGATCTGCTGCTGCTGTGCGTGAAGGAGTATGACCTGGAGGCGCTGTGCCGCCAGCTGCAGTCGGCGCTACCCGCCGGCGCGGTGATTTTGCCCCTGATGAATGGGGTAGACATCTATGACCGTATCCGTCGGCTGTTGCCGCAGGCCGTCATTTTGCCCGCCTGCGTGTATGTGGCGTCTCACCTGCACGACACCGGGGTGGTAGAGCACCGCGGCAATCCGGGCAGTATTATCGTGGGCCCGGACCCCCAGCATCCCGCCGTTGACGCCCGCCCGCTGCTGCGCACTTTGACCGAAGCGGGCATTAACCTGGAGTATCAGGCCGATGCTTTTCCCGCCATCTGGACGAAGTTTTTCTTTATTGCCAGCTTTGGCCTGGTGTCGGCGCGCTATAACCGCTCTATCGGGCAAGTCCTGGAAGACCCGGCCCTACACGCCCGGGCCCGGAGCCTGATGCAGGAAATAGCGGCAATTGCCCAGGCCAAAGGCATTGACCTGCCCGCTGATATCATTGAGCGGACCTTTCAAAAAGCCGCTACGTTTCCCTTCCATACGCCCACCTCCCTGCAGCTGGACGTACAGGGCGGCAAAACCCGTACGGAGTTAGACCTGTTTGCCGGCGCCATTCTTACCTATGGGGAGGCCCTAGGCCTACCAGTGCCAGCAACCCGGCAGATATACCAGGAAATTCAGGCGCTGGCTACACCCAGCGGGCAACCGGCCGCCTGA
- a CDS encoding LysR family transcriptional regulator — protein MNLDQIRYFLLLAEKRHFWQTAEQLELSQSSLSRHIQRLEAELGFPLFERTPRQVQLTAAGQLLRTEWQRLLTELDAVHRHARQVSSGEVGSLRIGHVGAAAYGWLPRLLARFTAQYPSVQLDLLEVSATESEHPLLTYQVDVGFWREPATNPALISEPVFAEQLALVVPQQHWAQAEGFTSLAALREELFVLPALTGPSAYVQTLRGLFAQYGFQPRGTVTSDFGSTMLHLVAAGLGVSVLPLSYASSPLPGLRFIELPHESAVYSVWRREDNSAVLQHLLAQAGALAPE, from the coding sequence ATGAACCTGGATCAGATACGCTACTTTCTACTGCTAGCCGAGAAGCGGCACTTCTGGCAGACCGCCGAGCAATTGGAGCTTAGTCAATCGTCGCTCAGCCGCCACATTCAGCGCCTGGAAGCGGAGTTGGGCTTTCCCCTGTTTGAGCGCACGCCGCGCCAGGTTCAGCTCACGGCCGCCGGGCAGCTGCTGCGCACCGAGTGGCAACGGTTGCTGACGGAACTCGACGCCGTGCACCGCCACGCCCGGCAGGTCAGTAGTGGGGAGGTGGGCAGCCTGCGTATCGGCCACGTTGGGGCGGCGGCTTACGGGTGGCTGCCGCGGCTGCTGGCCCGCTTTACGGCCCAGTACCCCTCAGTACAACTCGACCTGCTCGAAGTCAGCGCCACCGAATCGGAGCACCCGCTGCTTACGTACCAGGTCGACGTGGGCTTTTGGCGCGAACCGGCGACGAACCCGGCCCTCATATCGGAGCCTGTCTTTGCCGAGCAGCTGGCCTTGGTAGTGCCCCAGCAGCACTGGGCACAGGCAGAAGGGTTTACCTCTCTGGCCGCCCTGCGGGAAGAGCTTTTCGTGCTGCCGGCCCTGACGGGTCCATCGGCCTACGTGCAGACGCTGCGGGGGCTATTTGCGCAATATGGATTTCAGCCCCGGGGCACCGTCACGTCAGACTTTGGGTCCACGATGCTGCATCTGGTGGCCGCGGGCCTGGGCGTATCGGTACTGCCGCTGTCTTACGCCAGCAGTCCGCTGCCGGGCTTACGCTTTATCGAGCTGCCGCACGAGTCGGCGGTATATTCAGTGTGGCGGCGCGAAGATAACTCCGCCGTACTTCAACACTTACTGGCCCAGGCTGGGGCATTAGCACCTGAATAG
- the thiL gene encoding thiamine-phosphate kinase — MSDITPLENLGEFGLIRRIQETVTLRQPSTSLGIGDDAAILAPAAGHDLVVSTDLLVEGVHFDLTFCPLKHVGYKAVAVNVSDIAAMNATPTQIVVGLAIGSRYSVEAIDELYEGMRLACEAYNVDLVGGDTTASRGGLTISITAMGQVAHGQAVRRSGAQPNDLICVTGDLGGAFLGLQVLEREKAAWSADPDMQPELSKYPYVLQRQLRPEARMDVVHELRDLGVVPTSMIDVSDGLASEVLHLCKASGTGARVFSENLPAANPMLEVAEEFQLDPIMCMLNGGEDYELLFTIALKDHDKVKNHPDITVLGHMTEASDGVNLVTKQGQPIPLRAQGWQHF, encoded by the coding sequence ATGAGTGACATCACCCCCCTGGAAAACCTTGGAGAGTTTGGCCTGATTCGCCGGATTCAGGAAACTGTAACCCTGCGCCAGCCCAGCACCAGCCTCGGCATCGGCGACGACGCGGCCATTTTGGCTCCCGCAGCCGGCCACGACCTGGTGGTCAGCACCGATCTGCTAGTGGAAGGCGTCCATTTTGACTTAACGTTCTGCCCGCTCAAGCACGTGGGCTATAAGGCCGTGGCCGTCAACGTGTCGGATATTGCGGCCATGAATGCCACTCCAACTCAAATTGTGGTCGGTCTGGCCATCGGCAGCCGCTACTCGGTGGAGGCCATTGACGAGCTCTATGAAGGCATGCGGCTAGCCTGCGAGGCTTATAATGTGGATTTGGTGGGCGGCGACACGACCGCCAGCCGGGGCGGCCTGACCATCAGCATCACGGCTATGGGCCAGGTAGCTCATGGCCAAGCCGTGCGCCGCAGCGGGGCTCAGCCCAACGACCTGATTTGCGTAACCGGCGACCTGGGCGGGGCCTTTCTGGGTTTGCAGGTGCTGGAGCGCGAAAAAGCCGCCTGGAGCGCCGACCCCGACATGCAGCCCGAGCTGAGCAAATACCCCTACGTATTGCAGCGGCAGCTGCGCCCCGAGGCCCGTATGGACGTGGTGCACGAGCTGCGCGACCTGGGCGTGGTGCCCACCAGCATGATTGACGTGTCCGACGGGCTGGCTTCCGAGGTACTGCACCTGTGCAAAGCCTCAGGCACCGGGGCGCGGGTGTTTTCCGAGAACCTGCCCGCCGCCAACCCCATGCTGGAAGTGGCTGAGGAGTTCCAGCTCGACCCTATCATGTGCATGCTCAACGGCGGCGAAGACTACGAGCTGCTCTTCACCATCGCGCTCAAAGACCACGACAAAGTCAAGAACCACCCCGACATCACCGTGCTCGGCCACATGACCGAAGCCAGCGACGGGGTAAACCTGGTTACCAAGCAGGGGCAGCCTATCCCGCTGCGCGCCCAGGGCTGGCAGCACTTCTAA
- a CDS encoding helix-turn-helix transcriptional regulator yields MPDYTTCTYTSELYEQPALASSSALNWPGVRLERYQLPATTLPAHAHEHHLLLVHQGTQPVVASRRTGSRVEEDQFRSGDVGLYPGGEYGPFGWDGPADIIHVHLDAQALETRARRDLDLCYFALQERFRSEDALLAQLGQQLLAATDRAHTLGKLYAESLATTLCYHLIEHHATFERRTAGASGGRLSAVVLARIDAYLEAHSEAPVTLEVLAGLANLSVFHFARRFKHTTGRSPYQYVLEWKIGRARTLLRAGELPVAAIGDALGFASPAHFATAFKRAVGLSPRAFQQG; encoded by the coding sequence ATGCCGGATTATACCACGTGTACCTACACCTCTGAACTGTACGAGCAGCCGGCCCTGGCCAGCAGTAGCGCCCTCAACTGGCCGGGCGTGCGCCTGGAGCGCTACCAGCTGCCCGCTACCACCCTGCCTGCCCACGCCCACGAGCATCACCTGCTGCTGGTGCACCAGGGCACCCAGCCCGTGGTGGCTAGTCGGCGCACCGGGTCCCGGGTCGAAGAAGATCAATTCCGCAGCGGGGACGTTGGCTTATACCCAGGCGGGGAATACGGCCCATTTGGCTGGGATGGTCCGGCCGATATTATCCACGTGCACCTCGACGCCCAAGCCCTGGAAACCCGCGCCCGCCGCGACCTGGACCTGTGCTATTTTGCCTTGCAGGAGCGGTTTCGCTCCGAGGATGCCTTGCTGGCTCAGCTAGGGCAGCAGTTGCTGGCCGCCACAGACCGGGCGCATACGCTGGGGAAGCTCTACGCCGAGTCGCTGGCAACGACGCTCTGCTACCACCTCATCGAGCACCACGCCACGTTTGAGCGCCGCACGGCGGGGGCATCCGGTGGCCGGCTTTCGGCAGTGGTGCTGGCCCGGATAGATGCCTACCTGGAGGCCCACTCGGAAGCTCCCGTTACCCTGGAAGTGCTGGCGGGCCTGGCGAACCTGAGCGTGTTTCACTTTGCCCGCCGCTTTAAGCACACCACCGGCCGCTCGCCCTACCAATACGTGCTGGAGTGGAAAATCGGGCGGGCCCGCACCCTGCTGCGGGCCGGGGAGCTGCCGGTAGCCGCCATCGGCGACGCGCTGGGCTTTGCCTCGCCGGCTCATTTTGCCACAGCTTTCAAGCGGGCCGTCGGCCTGAGTCCCCGGGCGTTTCAGCAAGGCTAG
- a CDS encoding NmrA family NAD(P)-binding protein, whose amino-acid sequence MDSLIVVAGATGDLGHRIVTALRQRNAPVRALVRPETDPAKIDRLTQQGVQVQPVDFSDSVALTRACAGASCVLSALAGLREVIIDTQTQLLNAAVAAGVPRFIPSDFASDYTQQAPGLNRNFDLRRELQAIIDQAPIAATSILNGAFAEVLTYNIPLLDFKQQQVGYWEDADWQIDFTTMDDTAAFTAAAALDPTTPASCALPAFSLVRASW is encoded by the coding sequence ATGGACTCACTTATCGTAGTAGCCGGCGCCACCGGCGACCTGGGCCACCGCATTGTAACGGCTCTGCGGCAGCGCAACGCCCCCGTACGGGCCCTGGTGCGCCCCGAAACTGACCCCGCTAAGATTGACCGCCTAACCCAGCAGGGCGTGCAGGTGCAGCCCGTCGACTTCTCGGACTCAGTAGCTCTTACCCGCGCCTGCGCCGGGGCCAGCTGCGTATTATCGGCCCTGGCTGGTCTGCGCGAGGTTATCATCGACACCCAGACCCAGCTGCTGAATGCGGCCGTGGCGGCCGGCGTACCCCGCTTCATCCCTTCCGATTTTGCCAGCGACTACACCCAGCAGGCTCCGGGCCTGAACCGCAACTTCGACCTGCGGCGGGAGCTCCAGGCCATTATTGACCAAGCGCCCATTGCCGCCACGTCCATTCTCAACGGGGCCTTTGCCGAAGTGCTGACCTACAACATTCCCCTGCTCGACTTCAAGCAGCAGCAGGTGGGCTACTGGGAAGATGCCGACTGGCAAATTGACTTCACCACGATGGACGACACGGCGGCCTTTACCGCGGCGGCCGCCCTAGACCCGACTACGCCCGCTTCCTGCGCATTGCCAGCTTTCAGCCTAGTCCGCGCGAGTTGGTGA
- a CDS encoding alpha/beta fold hydrolase, translating into MPAGLAQTWFSYHPIAAELARHYRVIIVDIRGMGSSDKPATGYDKKTMARDIYELLGHLGLEKASLLGHDIGGMVASSFGFNYPQATEKLILADGAHPSEGMRQMPLLPAPGAFTGKMNGQQPYVWWMAFNQVKELPEQLLAGRFEFLLNYLFRYVMLDESKMTDFDRAVYAAVYNQPENIRAANAWYQALEQDIADANTYGRLSMPVLGIGSHVSYSYLQMSLPYVAENVEVVGILDSGHYMFEEKPEQVLAAVLSFLQPAAG; encoded by the coding sequence GTGCCTGCCGGGCTGGCCCAGACCTGGTTTTCCTACCATCCCATTGCTGCGGAGCTGGCCCGGCACTACCGCGTTATTATCGTCGATATCCGCGGTATGGGCAGCTCCGACAAGCCCGCCACGGGCTACGACAAAAAGACCATGGCCCGGGACATTTACGAGCTGCTGGGGCACCTGGGCCTGGAAAAAGCCTCCCTGCTGGGCCACGACATCGGCGGCATGGTAGCCAGCAGCTTTGGCTTCAACTACCCGCAGGCCACCGAAAAACTTATCCTGGCCGACGGGGCCCACCCCAGCGAAGGAATGCGGCAGATGCCCCTGCTGCCAGCGCCCGGCGCCTTTACGGGCAAAATGAACGGGCAGCAGCCCTACGTCTGGTGGATGGCCTTCAACCAGGTAAAGGAGCTACCCGAACAGCTGCTGGCCGGCCGGTTTGAGTTCCTGCTCAACTACTTGTTCCGCTACGTGATGCTGGACGAGAGCAAGATGACGGACTTCGACCGGGCCGTGTACGCAGCCGTCTACAACCAGCCCGAGAACATTCGGGCGGCCAATGCTTGGTACCAGGCCCTGGAGCAGGATATTGCCGACGCCAACACCTATGGCCGCCTTTCGATGCCGGTGCTGGGCATTGGCAGCCACGTGTCGTACAGCTACCTGCAAATGAGCTTGCCCTACGTAGCCGAAAACGTCGAGGTCGTTGGTATCCTGGACAGCGGCCACTATATGTTTGAGGAAAAGCCCGAACAAGTGCTGGCCGCTGTGCTGAGCTTCCTGCAACCGGCCGCTGGCTAA